A window of the Dongshaea marina genome harbors these coding sequences:
- the betA gene encoding choline dehydrogenase, producing MTYDYIIVGAGSAGCVLANRLSEDPANQVLLLETGGSDKSILIQMPTALSIPMNTSKYAWQFESQPETYLNLRKMHCPRGKVLGGSSSINGMVYVRGHARDFDEWQEMGAQGWGYANCLPYFKKAESWSLGEDSYRGADGPLAVNNGNRMQNPLYRAFIQAGVQAGYFETQDYNGKLQEGFGPMHMTVKNGVRWSTANAYLKPILHRKNLTVLTHALVHKVLLEEKQAVGVAFERKGKLQQAFSRKEVILSAGSIGSPQLLQLSGIGPSKVLQKAGIELKHELPGVGENLQDHLEFYFQFKCKQPITLNGQLDLWSKFKIGSRWLLKKDGLGATNHFESCGFIRSRAGIEWPDLQYHFLPAAMRYDGQSAFDGHGFQVHIGHNKPRSRGHVRVTSPDPNRPPEIRFNYLQHPADRQGFRQCVRLTREIINQSAFDPFRGEEIQPGIAVRTDDEIDAFVRESVESAYHPSCSCRMGEDEMAVVDSSTRVRGIEGLRVVDSSIFPTIPNGNLNAPTIMLAEKAADMILRKPPLAASTAEVQVSEVWQKEQRSLEPID from the coding sequence GTGACCTATGATTACATCATAGTTGGTGCAGGGTCTGCGGGCTGTGTGCTGGCGAATCGTTTGAGTGAAGACCCTGCCAATCAGGTTCTGCTGCTGGAGACCGGCGGCAGTGACAAGAGCATCTTGATCCAGATGCCGACCGCGTTATCCATTCCAATGAACACCAGCAAATATGCCTGGCAGTTTGAAAGCCAACCCGAGACTTACCTGAACCTGCGAAAAATGCATTGCCCACGTGGGAAAGTCCTGGGGGGCTCTTCATCGATTAATGGCATGGTCTATGTACGCGGCCACGCCCGTGATTTTGATGAGTGGCAAGAGATGGGGGCCCAGGGATGGGGCTACGCAAACTGTTTGCCCTATTTTAAAAAAGCGGAAAGCTGGAGCCTTGGCGAGGATAGTTATCGTGGTGCGGATGGACCTTTGGCGGTCAACAATGGTAACCGGATGCAAAATCCCCTGTATCGGGCGTTTATTCAGGCGGGTGTCCAGGCAGGTTACTTTGAGACTCAGGACTACAATGGCAAGTTGCAGGAGGGCTTTGGGCCGATGCATATGACGGTTAAGAATGGAGTTCGCTGGTCAACGGCGAATGCTTATCTTAAACCGATTTTACACAGAAAAAATCTGACGGTGTTGACTCATGCTCTGGTACATAAGGTGTTACTGGAGGAAAAGCAAGCGGTCGGTGTCGCGTTTGAGCGAAAGGGAAAATTGCAGCAGGCGTTTAGTCGCAAAGAGGTCATTTTAAGTGCCGGCTCCATCGGTTCACCACAGCTACTTCAGCTTTCCGGAATTGGTCCATCTAAGGTACTGCAAAAGGCGGGGATTGAACTTAAGCATGAATTACCCGGGGTGGGCGAAAACCTTCAGGATCATCTGGAGTTTTATTTCCAGTTCAAGTGTAAACAGCCGATTACACTCAATGGCCAGCTTGATTTATGGAGTAAGTTTAAAATCGGTTCGCGCTGGCTATTAAAAAAAGATGGCCTGGGGGCAACCAATCACTTTGAGTCCTGTGGGTTTATTCGCTCAAGAGCCGGGATTGAGTGGCCCGATCTTCAATATCACTTTCTGCCCGCCGCCATGCGCTACGATGGCCAAAGTGCCTTCGATGGCCATGGCTTTCAGGTGCATATAGGGCATAACAAGCCCCGGAGCCGGGGTCATGTCAGAGTGACTAGCCCGGATCCAAATCGGCCCCCAGAGATCCGATTTAACTACCTTCAGCACCCCGCAGACAGGCAAGGTTTTCGCCAATGTGTTCGCCTGACCCGGGAAATCATCAACCAGAGTGCCTTTGATCCCTTCAGGGGGGAGGAGATCCAGCCGGGCATAGCTGTGCGAACGGATGACGAAATTGATGCATTTGTGCGTGAGTCGGTCGAGAGCGCCTATCATCCGAGCTGCTCTTGCAGGATGGGTGAGGATGAGATGGCTGTGGTGGACTCAAGCACCCGGGTCCGAGGCATAGAGGGACTTCGGGTCGTGGACTCATCCATCTTCCCGACGATCCCCAATGGTAACCTGAACGCGCCAACCATTATGCTGGCAGAGAAAGCCGCCGACATGATTTTGCGAAAGCCACCATTAGCCGCCTCGACTGCAGAGGTTCAGGTATCAGAGGTCTGGCAGAAGGAGCAAAGATCGTTAGAGCCCATCGACTGA
- the betB gene encoding betaine-aldehyde dehydrogenase has product MFCYKNYISGQYLDNQSGETFDVLNPATGKVIYQVEIADEKIKKAAIESARHGFEVWSSMSGMDRGRILNRAVNLLRERNDELAKIEVLDTGKPWQEASVVDVVTGADSIEFFAGLASSIEGNQQDLGGDFYYTRREPLGICGGIGAWNYPLQIACWKAAPALACGNAMIFKPSEETPLGALKLAEIFIEAGVPPGVFNVVQGDARVGQWLTQSPDIAKVSFTGEVETGKKVMQAASSTLKEVSMELGGKSPLIIFEDADIDNAVSAAMLGNFYTQGEICTNGTRVFVHQNIYDAFVERLLERTEANIVAGDPLDPKVNFGALISQKHYQLVLDYIASGLSEGARLLTGGKPLTPESAPEGYFVAPTIFTDCHDEMRIVQEEIFGPVMSLLTFEDELEVIHRANNSDYGLAAAVFTQDISRAHRVTHKLEAGICWVNAYGASPAQMPVGGYKQSGIGRENGMATLNHYTQLKAVYMGMSPLESPF; this is encoded by the coding sequence ATGTTTTGCTACAAAAATTATATCTCGGGTCAGTATCTTGATAATCAATCGGGTGAAACCTTCGATGTGCTGAATCCTGCGACCGGGAAAGTCATCTATCAGGTTGAAATTGCTGACGAAAAAATTAAGAAGGCCGCGATTGAAAGTGCGCGTCATGGATTCGAAGTTTGGTCATCAATGTCGGGTATGGATCGGGGACGTATCCTGAATAGGGCCGTGAATTTACTTCGGGAACGTAATGATGAGTTGGCAAAAATAGAGGTACTGGATACGGGCAAGCCCTGGCAGGAAGCCTCTGTGGTTGATGTGGTGACCGGAGCTGACTCCATTGAGTTTTTTGCGGGTCTGGCGTCTTCGATTGAGGGGAATCAGCAGGACCTGGGGGGGGATTTTTATTATACCCGCCGTGAGCCGCTGGGGATTTGCGGCGGGATTGGGGCCTGGAATTACCCATTGCAGATCGCTTGCTGGAAGGCTGCCCCGGCTCTGGCTTGCGGTAATGCAATGATCTTTAAGCCATCCGAAGAAACTCCTCTGGGGGCGCTGAAGTTGGCTGAGATTTTCATCGAAGCGGGTGTACCACCCGGGGTATTCAATGTTGTTCAAGGGGATGCCAGGGTGGGCCAGTGGCTGACGCAATCTCCTGACATCGCCAAGGTTTCTTTTACCGGTGAAGTGGAAACCGGGAAAAAGGTGATGCAGGCAGCATCCAGCACCCTTAAAGAGGTCAGCATGGAGCTTGGGGGAAAATCACCGCTGATTATTTTTGAAGATGCCGATATCGACAATGCTGTCTCTGCAGCGATGCTCGGAAACTTCTATACCCAGGGAGAGATTTGCACCAATGGTACCCGGGTTTTTGTCCACCAAAACATCTATGACGCTTTTGTGGAGCGCCTATTAGAGCGAACCGAAGCGAATATAGTCGCCGGTGACCCCCTGGATCCCAAGGTCAACTTTGGCGCACTTATCTCTCAGAAGCACTATCAACTGGTACTGGACTATATTGCCTCAGGCCTGAGTGAAGGAGCCCGCTTACTGACGGGGGGCAAACCCTTGACCCCGGAATCGGCTCCTGAGGGGTACTTTGTGGCACCGACCATCTTCACCGATTGCCATGATGAGATGCGCATCGTTCAGGAAGAAATTTTTGGCCCCGTGATGAGCCTCCTTACCTTTGAGGATGAACTCGAAGTCATTCACCGGGCCAATAACAGTGATTACGGCCTGGCTGCAGCCGTATTTACCCAGGATATTAGCCGAGCCCATCGAGTGACCCACAAACTTGAAGCGGGAATTTGCTGGGTAAACGCTTATGGAGCCTCCCCGGCCCAGATGCCGGTCGGGGGCTATAAGCAATCCGGGATTGGCAGAGAAAATGGGATGGCGACCTTAAACCATTACACCCAGCTAAAAGCCGTCTACATGGGAATGAGCCCACTGGAAAGCCCATTTTAG
- a CDS encoding pilin, translated as MDSYCRECGAQVEASSPRCDQCGTIQDSFVYKSRIAAASLAMFAGVFGFHRFFLGQWWGIFYLLLCWTYLPWLVGIIEGIVFLATSQEKWNKKYNQGISAGSEKGTVLVVVAVLFPLIAIIGILAAIAIPAYLDFTIRAKLAPAHQAIHSATQAVEAYTIREQAWPADNATLGLSTEPVNSRLGAIRIEGGVIHLDVSSAAGTSGSIIYVPKATEQGIQWSCSKSTIPRKYLPTKCR; from the coding sequence ATGGACAGCTATTGCAGAGAGTGCGGGGCACAAGTTGAAGCATCCAGCCCCAGGTGCGATCAATGCGGTACGATTCAGGACTCTTTTGTCTATAAAAGCCGGATCGCGGCGGCCTCCCTTGCGATGTTCGCCGGGGTATTTGGGTTCCATCGGTTTTTCCTGGGCCAGTGGTGGGGGATTTTTTACCTGCTGCTGTGCTGGACCTATCTCCCCTGGCTGGTTGGCATCATTGAGGGAATCGTGTTTCTTGCCACCTCTCAGGAAAAATGGAACAAGAAATACAACCAGGGGATTTCGGCAGGCTCGGAAAAAGGCACTGTACTGGTGGTGGTGGCGGTGCTGTTTCCGCTGATCGCTATTATCGGTATCCTTGCGGCGATCGCGATTCCGGCCTATCTTGATTTCACCATCCGCGCCAAGCTGGCACCGGCCCATCAAGCGATACACAGCGCAACCCAGGCCGTTGAAGCCTATACCATTCGCGAGCAGGCCTGGCCGGCAGACAACGCTACTCTGGGCCTGAGTACTGAGCCTGTAAATTCACGGCTTGGTGCGATCCGGATTGAGGGTGGTGTTATCCATCTCGATGTATCATCGGCGGCAGGGACATCCGGCAGCATAATTTATGTTCCCAAAGCCACTGAGCAGGGGATCCAGTGGAGCTGCAGCAAGTCCACCATCCCCAGGAAGTATTTGCCGACGAAGTGCCGGTAG
- the rpoS gene encoding RNA polymerase sigma factor RpoS, with product MGRETKNKQQETQQQQDEKKVSYEAEVAEVAELVEQDARTEELAAIEEQQAEEEAVELQSKNLDATQLYLGEIGFSPLLTAEEEVYYARRALKGDKVARKRMIESNLRLVVKIARRYNNRGLAFLDLIEEGNLGLIRAVEKFDPERGFRFSTYATWWIRQTIERAIMNQTRTIRLPIHVVKELNVYLRTARELAHRLDHEPSAEEIACELERPVEEVSKMLKLNEKIGSVDMPIGGNGDKALLDVIADDHGSEPESQTQEEDIRLSIVRWLEELSPKQREVLARRFGLLGYEASTLELVGREIGLTRERVRQIQVEALHRLRELLSQQGLSIDALFRLS from the coding sequence ATGGGCCGGGAAACCAAGAATAAACAACAAGAAACTCAACAGCAGCAAGACGAAAAAAAGGTTAGTTATGAGGCAGAGGTGGCCGAAGTTGCCGAGTTGGTTGAGCAGGATGCTCGCACCGAGGAGCTGGCCGCAATTGAAGAGCAGCAGGCCGAAGAGGAAGCGGTTGAGTTACAGAGCAAGAATCTGGATGCAACCCAGCTCTATTTAGGCGAGATAGGTTTTTCCCCGCTGCTCACAGCAGAGGAGGAGGTCTATTATGCACGTCGGGCCCTCAAAGGAGATAAGGTTGCCCGCAAGCGGATGATTGAGTCCAATCTGCGATTGGTGGTTAAGATCGCAAGACGCTATAACAACCGCGGATTAGCCTTTTTAGATCTCATCGAAGAGGGAAACCTTGGTCTTATCCGTGCCGTCGAAAAATTCGACCCCGAGCGCGGATTCCGCTTTTCGACCTATGCCACCTGGTGGATCCGTCAAACCATAGAGCGGGCGATCATGAATCAAACCCGCACCATACGTCTGCCCATCCATGTGGTGAAAGAGCTCAATGTCTATCTTCGAACCGCCCGGGAGCTGGCCCATCGTCTGGATCACGAGCCCTCCGCCGAAGAGATCGCCTGTGAGCTGGAGCGTCCGGTGGAAGAGGTGAGCAAGATGCTCAAGCTCAATGAGAAGATAGGCTCGGTGGATATGCCGATCGGGGGCAATGGAGATAAGGCGCTGCTGGATGTGATTGCCGACGATCACGGCTCCGAGCCGGAGTCCCAGACCCAGGAGGAGGATATCCGCCTGAGCATAGTGCGCTGGCTCGAAGAGCTTTCCCCCAAGCAGCGAGAGGTGCTGGCACGGCGCTTTGGCCTGCTGGGTTATGAGGCATCTACCCTGGAGCTGGTAGGGCGTGAAATTGGTCTGACTCGTGAGCGGGTCCGGCAAATCCAGGTGGAAGCCCTGCATCGGCTGCGCGAGCTTTTGAGTCAACAGGGACTGTCAATTGATGCGCTGTTCCGTTTAAGCTAG
- a CDS encoding peptidoglycan DD-metalloendopeptidase family protein, with the protein MSTGIARRYIRQWLVLLITLGLVGCASNGPAPVSSVGPVGGYWRVQPGDTLYSIAWGSGKDFQEIARYNKISAPYNIYPGQLLRLTPKVVASSSGYYKVRKGDTLYGISRKLGVSASRLAALNGLRSPYRLYPGQKLNLVANGQPKVRHSSHSGSSSLTKKRQVTSSSSPKTSPTPAPVSSRKASSSSVKRVSQPASRKAVAHSSQKIKWSWPASGPIIASFSLSETGNKGIDIGGKLGQPIYAAASGVVVYAGSALRGYGKLIIIKHNDDYLSAYAHNAHIRVKEQQKIKVGQRIADMGNTGAVKVALHFEIRYRGKSVNPIRFLPKR; encoded by the coding sequence ATGAGTACAGGGATAGCGAGAAGATATATCAGACAATGGCTGGTGCTGCTCATTACTCTGGGGCTGGTTGGCTGTGCCTCTAACGGACCCGCTCCGGTTTCAAGTGTGGGGCCGGTCGGAGGCTATTGGCGAGTCCAGCCCGGGGATACCCTCTATTCCATCGCCTGGGGTTCGGGCAAAGATTTTCAGGAGATTGCCCGCTATAACAAGATTTCCGCTCCCTATAATATCTACCCGGGCCAGCTACTACGCCTGACTCCCAAGGTTGTTGCTTCCTCATCGGGCTACTATAAGGTCCGAAAAGGCGACACCCTGTACGGGATCTCCCGCAAGCTTGGAGTTTCTGCCTCCCGGTTGGCGGCCTTGAATGGATTACGTTCTCCCTATCGTCTCTATCCCGGTCAAAAGCTCAACCTGGTGGCCAATGGTCAGCCAAAAGTTCGTCATTCATCACACTCCGGCTCCTCCTCCTTGACGAAAAAGCGTCAAGTGACTAGTAGCTCCTCCCCGAAAACCTCCCCTACACCCGCCCCGGTTTCCTCGCGCAAGGCGAGCTCCTCGTCAGTCAAACGAGTCTCACAACCCGCGTCCCGTAAGGCTGTAGCCCATAGCTCTCAGAAAATCAAATGGAGCTGGCCCGCATCTGGCCCAATTATTGCCAGCTTCTCTTTATCTGAAACTGGCAATAAGGGTATCGATATCGGTGGCAAGCTCGGCCAGCCCATCTATGCAGCCGCATCCGGAGTCGTGGTATATGCCGGAAGTGCACTGAGAGGCTACGGCAAGTTGATCATCATCAAGCACAACGATGATTACCTGTCCGCTTATGCACACAACGCGCATATCCGGGTGAAAGAGCAACAAAAAATTAAAGTTGGGCAAAGGATTGCCGACATGGGAAATACTGGAGCGGTGAAAGTTGCCCTCCATTTTGAGATTCGTTATCGGGGAAAATCCGTCAATCCTATTCGTTTTTTGCCAAAGCGCTGA
- a CDS encoding YqaA family protein, which produces MKIFSSMFIRMMEWARHRHAPYYLAFCSFIESIFWPIPADVMLAPMSLAKPNKAWFYAMITTLFSVAGAAVGYGLGYALYDPLVQPLVEWAGYQHYIELARGWFTQWGVWIIFIASFTPVPYKVFTVTAGLLQMAFLPFILISIVGRGMRFYLVSLVMVLGGPRMEQKLLLWIDRLGWATLIGIALIYFVWGR; this is translated from the coding sequence ATGAAGATCTTCTCCTCTATGTTTATCCGGATGATGGAGTGGGCACGCCACCGCCATGCCCCCTATTATCTGGCGTTCTGTAGCTTTATCGAGTCCATTTTCTGGCCGATCCCGGCCGATGTGATGCTGGCTCCCATGTCATTGGCTAAGCCAAATAAAGCCTGGTTCTACGCCATGATTACCACGCTGTTTTCGGTGGCAGGCGCTGCGGTTGGCTATGGGTTGGGATATGCCCTCTATGATCCCTTAGTTCAACCTTTGGTAGAGTGGGCTGGCTATCAGCACTATATTGAGCTGGCCCGCGGCTGGTTCACCCAGTGGGGAGTCTGGATCATCTTCATCGCCAGCTTTACCCCGGTGCCTTACAAGGTGTTTACCGTGACTGCTGGCTTGCTGCAGATGGCATTTCTCCCCTTTATACTGATCTCTATTGTAGGTAGGGGGATGCGCTTTTATCTTGTATCCCTGGTGATGGTATTGGGTGGTCCCAGGATGGAGCAAAAGCTACTGCTGTGGATCGACAGGTTGGGCTGGGCGACCCTGATTGGGATAGCTCTGATATATTTTGTCTGGGGTAGATGA
- a CDS encoding protein-L-isoaspartate(D-aspartate) O-methyltransferase, whose product MISHCEQLLYQQLQAQGIHDSRVLAAIRCVPRQRFVDEALAHQAWDNTALPIGFGQTISQPYIVARMISELSKSSPRRVLEIGTGSGYQTAILAQLFERVYSVELLEPLLYQARRRLKMLDLHNVISRQGDGWQGWQSKAPFDAIIVSAAARCVPRMLLEQLADGGVMVIPVGESSQNLQRISRHGEHFTTQILEAVRFVPLVEGSRG is encoded by the coding sequence GTGATCAGTCATTGCGAACAGTTACTCTATCAGCAGCTACAGGCCCAGGGGATCCATGACTCACGGGTTTTAGCGGCGATCCGCTGCGTGCCCCGTCAACGGTTTGTGGATGAGGCGCTGGCGCATCAGGCCTGGGATAATACGGCGCTGCCGATAGGGTTTGGTCAGACCATCTCCCAGCCCTATATCGTAGCTCGCATGATCTCAGAGCTCAGCAAGTCTAGCCCCAGGCGAGTGCTGGAGATAGGCACGGGATCGGGTTATCAGACCGCGATTCTGGCGCAGCTGTTTGAGCGGGTCTATTCGGTGGAGCTGCTGGAGCCTCTGTTGTATCAGGCCAGGCGGCGTCTGAAGATGTTGGATCTGCACAATGTGATCTCCCGCCAGGGGGATGGTTGGCAGGGGTGGCAGAGCAAGGCGCCGTTTGATGCTATTATTGTATCGGCAGCGGCCCGCTGTGTACCAAGAATGCTACTGGAGCAATTGGCTGATGGAGGAGTGATGGTGATCCCCGTGGGTGAGTCTTCGCAAAACCTGCAACGCATTAGTCGCCATGGCGAACACTTCACGACCCAAATCCTGGAGGCGGTTCGCTTTGTACCTCTGGTAGAGGGGAGCCGAGGATGA
- the surE gene encoding 5'/3'-nucleotidase SurE translates to MKILISNDDGVHAEGISVLSLALSEIAEVVTVAPDRNCSGASNSLTLETPLRVQPVEGSGFLAVNGTPTDCVHLALNELVSPEPDLVISGINHGANLGDDVIYSGTVAAATEGRHLGLPAIAISLVGDKHFASAAQVAVQLVKRLQKQPLPADQILNVNVPDLPYAELKGFKITRQGARHRAEEMIRTQDPRGKTIFWLGPPGERQDAGDGTDFAAVDEGFVSITPLRIDLTAYTQMPQLSEWAETLEM, encoded by the coding sequence ATGAAAATACTGATCAGTAATGATGATGGTGTCCATGCCGAGGGAATTTCTGTACTGAGTCTGGCCCTGTCCGAGATAGCCGAAGTGGTGACGGTGGCGCCGGACAGAAACTGCTCCGGCGCCAGTAACTCTCTGACCCTGGAAACCCCCTTGCGGGTCCAGCCGGTGGAGGGCAGTGGCTTTCTGGCGGTGAATGGAACACCGACCGACTGTGTTCACCTGGCCCTCAATGAGTTGGTATCGCCGGAGCCGGATCTGGTGATCTCCGGGATCAACCATGGAGCGAATCTCGGGGATGATGTGATCTATTCGGGAACGGTCGCCGCGGCCACCGAGGGGCGTCACTTGGGGCTTCCTGCGATTGCTATTTCACTGGTGGGAGACAAGCACTTTGCCAGCGCCGCTCAGGTTGCGGTGCAGCTGGTCAAACGCTTGCAGAAACAGCCTCTGCCCGCCGATCAGATCCTCAATGTCAATGTCCCGGATCTGCCCTATGCTGAGCTCAAGGGGTTTAAAATCACCCGCCAGGGGGCGCGTCACCGCGCCGAAGAGATGATCAGAACCCAGGACCCCAGGGGCAAGACCATCTTTTGGCTGGGTCCTCCGGGAGAGCGTCAGGATGCCGGGGATGGAACCGATTTTGCTGCAGTTGATGAGGGTTTTGTCTCCATCACACCGCTGCGTATCGATCTGACGGCCTACACTCAGATGCCCCAGTTGAGTGAGTGGGCCGAGACATTGGAGATGTAA
- the truD gene encoding tRNA pseudouridine(13) synthase TruD: protein MIPEFSYLQGQPAGTGRLKTTPEDFFVREHLNFTPSGEGEHLLIRVRKRGMNTAFVAKKLAELVEVPARQVGWAGLKDRHAVTEQWFAIHLPGKAMPDLSPLESDELQILEVTRHNKKMRTGALSGNDFKLVLRELSDPDEVMTRLERLKELGVPNYYGLQRFGRDGKNIERAAAMFGGARVRDKMQRSMALSSARSLLFNQVVSERLSQELATTLMAGDCVMLRGSRSFFSEPELSDELLERFASGDIQLSAPLWGRGELGSQGAARELEQSALSEFADFCEGLEKAGMKQERRALMLHPEALDWQLEGDMLTLSFHLPSGSFATSVVRELVQAIEVDSER from the coding sequence TTGATCCCAGAATTTAGCTATCTGCAGGGCCAGCCTGCCGGAACCGGGCGGTTAAAAACCACCCCCGAAGATTTCTTTGTGCGTGAGCACCTTAATTTCACCCCATCCGGAGAGGGAGAGCACCTGCTGATCCGTGTTCGCAAGCGGGGGATGAATACCGCTTTTGTGGCCAAAAAATTGGCCGAGCTGGTGGAGGTCCCGGCCCGTCAGGTCGGTTGGGCCGGCCTCAAAGACAGGCATGCGGTTACCGAACAGTGGTTCGCGATCCACCTGCCAGGTAAGGCGATGCCTGATCTAAGTCCTCTTGAGAGCGACGAGCTACAGATCCTTGAGGTGACTCGTCACAACAAGAAGATGCGCACCGGGGCTTTGAGTGGCAATGACTTTAAGCTGGTGCTGCGTGAGCTCAGTGACCCAGATGAGGTGATGACGCGTCTTGAGCGCCTCAAGGAGCTTGGGGTGCCGAACTATTATGGTCTGCAACGTTTCGGCCGCGATGGGAAAAACATAGAGCGAGCCGCTGCCATGTTTGGCGGGGCCCGGGTACGGGATAAGATGCAGCGTTCGATGGCCCTGTCGTCAGCGCGAAGCCTGCTGTTTAACCAGGTGGTGAGTGAGCGATTAAGCCAGGAGCTGGCAACCACCCTGATGGCGGGTGACTGTGTGATGCTCAGGGGTAGCCGTTCGTTTTTCAGTGAGCCAGAGCTAAGCGATGAGTTGCTTGAGCGTTTTGCATCGGGAGATATTCAGCTTTCTGCGCCCCTGTGGGGACGTGGTGAGCTGGGCTCTCAGGGAGCTGCCCGGGAGCTTGAGCAGTCGGCACTGAGTGAATTCGCTGATTTTTGTGAGGGGCTTGAGAAGGCCGGAATGAAGCAGGAGCGGCGAGCCCTGATGCTTCATCCCGAAGCTTTGGATTGGCAGCTTGAAGGCGATATGCTTACCCTGAGTTTTCACCTGCCAAGCGGGTCATTTGCAACCTCGGTTGTTCGGGAGTTGGTTCAGGCCATTGAGGTAGACAGCGAAAGATGA
- the ispF gene encoding 2-C-methyl-D-erythritol 2,4-cyclodiphosphate synthase: MIRIGHGFDLHRFGAQKPLILGGVEIPYSQGLIAHSDGDVVLHAVSDALLGAIAARDIGYHFPDTSSEFKDVDSKLLLQRVYALVKERGFLLGNLDVTVLAQAPKLSPHIEAMRDAIAEILEAKPDQVNVKATTTEKVGTIGRQEAIATEAVVLINRC; encoded by the coding sequence ATGATAAGAATCGGACATGGGTTTGATCTGCATCGCTTTGGTGCACAAAAGCCCCTGATCCTTGGGGGCGTAGAGATCCCATACTCCCAGGGGCTCATCGCTCACTCCGACGGGGATGTGGTTCTGCATGCCGTATCCGATGCTTTGCTTGGCGCAATAGCAGCCCGGGATATAGGTTATCACTTCCCAGATACCAGCAGTGAATTTAAAGATGTAGATAGCAAACTGTTGCTGCAAAGAGTCTATGCTCTGGTGAAAGAGCGGGGCTTTCTGCTGGGGAACCTTGATGTCACTGTATTGGCCCAGGCTCCCAAACTCTCTCCCCATATTGAAGCGATGCGTGATGCGATCGCTGAAATTCTTGAAGCCAAGCCGGATCAGGTGAATGTGAAAGCCACAACCACTGAGAAAGTTGGCACCATAGGTCGCCAGGAGGCGATCGCAACTGAAGCCGTGGTACTGATAAACCGATGTTGA
- the ispD gene encoding 2-C-methyl-D-erythritol 4-phosphate cytidylyltransferase, whose product MTDELIAVVPAAGVGRRMGADRPKQYLKLGKQTILEHTLQRLLAFPAVSQLILALGADDEYASELAILRDPRIIRVEGGRERADSVLHALAKAKAPWVMVHDAARPCITHEDLKKLWDTARSDGVGALLAAPVRDTMKRGDLSGRVAQTVCRERLWHALTPQLFRTELLYRALEQAGEAGLEVTDESSAMEFAGYHPALVEGRFDNIKITHPKDLRLAEIFMQLQESNG is encoded by the coding sequence ATGACTGATGAACTGATTGCCGTGGTGCCTGCTGCCGGCGTTGGACGCCGGATGGGTGCGGACCGCCCAAAACAGTATCTTAAACTGGGTAAGCAGACCATTTTGGAGCATACCCTGCAACGCTTGTTGGCTTTTCCTGCGGTCAGCCAGCTGATATTGGCCCTGGGGGCCGATGATGAATATGCCAGTGAGCTGGCAATTTTACGCGACCCAAGAATCATCCGGGTGGAAGGGGGCCGGGAGCGAGCCGACTCCGTGCTCCATGCACTGGCAAAGGCGAAGGCTCCCTGGGTGATGGTTCATGATGCGGCCCGCCCCTGTATTACCCATGAGGATCTTAAAAAACTGTGGGATACGGCACGCAGCGACGGCGTTGGAGCCCTGCTGGCAGCTCCGGTGCGTGATACCATGAAGCGTGGTGACTTAAGTGGGCGAGTTGCCCAGACGGTTTGTCGAGAGCGGCTCTGGCATGCTCTGACTCCTCAGCTATTTCGTACCGAGCTCTTATACCGAGCCCTTGAGCAGGCGGGGGAAGCAGGCCTTGAGGTCACCGATGAATCATCTGCGATGGAGTTTGCCGGTTATCATCCAGCTTTAGTTGAGGGGCGCTTTGATAATATTAAGATCACCCACCCCAAGGATCTCAGGCTGGCTGAGATCTTTATGCAGTTACAGGAGAGTAATGGATGA
- the ftsB gene encoding cell division protein FtsB, whose translation MRLLALILFCLLLGLTYQFWFGNNGMLEYQQVSKSVVLQQQRNSELEERNAMMRREVADLRNGFEGVEEHARNDLGMIRQGETFYRILPSRNPHSKSNP comes from the coding sequence ATGCGGTTACTGGCTCTGATACTGTTTTGTCTGTTGTTGGGACTTACCTACCAATTCTGGTTTGGTAACAATGGGATGCTGGAGTATCAGCAGGTCTCCAAGAGTGTGGTCCTGCAGCAGCAACGTAACAGTGAGCTTGAGGAGCGAAATGCGATGATGCGACGCGAGGTCGCCGATCTGCGAAATGGTTTTGAGGGTGTTGAGGAGCATGCCCGTAATGATCTGGGGATGATCCGTCAGGGCGAGACCTTTTACCGTATTCTTCCCTCCCGAAACCCTCATTCAAAGAGTAATCCATGA